The Castanea sativa cultivar Marrone di Chiusa Pesio chromosome 11, ASM4071231v1 genome contains a region encoding:
- the LOC142615195 gene encoding endoribonuclease Dicer homolog 2-like: protein MEVDRPQDNLVPDIVVEEADAQESGKEPYNDEQPCYFPPELVDRCTKNSNIMYYCYLIELKENFSYDFPVHDIVLVVRSELEPDIGSFNFDLDVENGSLKVNFKYIDVIHLTPDQVLLCRRFQITVLRVLIDRNLNKLKEVLDGYCLDDNHEIDYLLLPATGKHHRSLIIDWECVVSTEFSCGKACECHVQCGSKGYARRIQTKDGPVCTCMLRNSLVYTPHNGYVYCITGILGLNGNAPLRLRDGRIVTYKKHYEERHGIKLCFDHESLLSGRHIIQAQNHLQRCRKQKEKESSNKFVELPPELCSIIMSPISITTFYSFSFVPSIMHRLESLLIAFNLKKMLLDHHCVQNDLIPTMKVLEAITTKKCQEKFHLESLETLGDSFLKYAASQQLFKTYQNQDEGLLSVKKEKIISNAALCKFGCGRKIPGFIRTEPFDPKMWIIPGEKSGSNALNEELLSNNRKIYIKGNRKVKSKRVADVVEALIGAFLSTGGETAALLFMYWMGIKVDFHITPYERHFQVHAEELINVRCLESLLNYSFHDPSLLVEALTHGSYMLPEIPRCYQRLEFLGDAVLDYLMTLHFYNKYPELSPGLLTDMRSASVNNDCYARTAVKFGLHKHILHASQDLHRHIVVTVDSFEKLSSESTFGWESQTTFPKVLADVIESLAGAILVDSGYNKEIVFQSMKPLLEPLITPETVVFDPAKELNELCQQEHFNMEKPIKSTNKDGASITIMVEADGKLFRHTATVSDKRIAKKIACKAVLDALKKHIAMTRAPEVGKR, encoded by the exons ATGGAAGTAGACAGACCCCAGGACAATCTTGTTCCAGATATCGTTGTGGAAGAAGCCGATGCACAAGAGAGTG GGAAAGAACCTTATAATGATGAGCAACCCTGTTACTTCCCACCTGAACTGGTTGATCGTTGTACAAAGAATTCTAATATAATGTATTATTGCTACTTAATTGAGTTGAAGGAGAACTTTAGTTATGATTTTCCAGTTCATGATATCGTTCTTGTCGTGAGAAGTGAATTAGAACCTGATATTGGAAGCTTTAATTTTGACTTGGATGTTGAAAATGGTAGTTTGAAGgtgaattttaaatatatagatGTTATTCATCTTACACCAGATCAg GTCCTTTTGTGTAGAAGGTTTCAGATAACTGTTTTAAGAGTTCTTATAGATCGTAATTTGAACAAGCTAAAGGAGGTTTTGGATGGATATTGTCTTGATGATAATCATGAGATTGACTATCTTTTGCTCCCAGCCACTGGCAAACATCACAGATCTTTAATCATTGATTGGGAATGTGTTGTTTCTACAGAGTTTTCATGTGGAAAAGCTTGTGAATGTCATGTGCAATGTGGTTCCAAGGGTTATGCTCGTAGAATACAAACCAAAGATGGTCCTGTATGCACTTGCATGCTTCGTAATTCTTTGGTTTATACACCTCACAATGGTTATGTGTATTGCATAACTGGAATTCTGGGATTGAATGGAAATGCACCTCTAAGGCTTAGGGATGGCAGAATCGTTACTTACAAAAAGCACTATGAAGAGCG ACACGGCATCAAGTTGTGTTTTGATCACGAATCATTGCTTTCTGGGCGACACATTATTCAGGCACAAAATCACCTTCAGAGATGCAGAAAACAGAAAGAGAAAG AATCAAGTAATAAATTTGTGGAATTGCCTCCAGAACTTTGTTCTATAATCATGTCGCCAATATCAATCACCACATTTTATTCCTTCTCATTTGTTCCGTCAATTATGCATCGGCTCGAGTCTCTGCTTATAGCTTTCAACTTAAAAAAGATGCTCCTGGATCATCATTGCGTGCAAAATGATCTTATTCCAACCATGAAG GTCTTGGAAGCAATTACTACAAAGAAATGCCAAGAGAAATTCCACTTGGAATCTTTAGAAACTCTAGGAGATTCTTTTCTCAAATATGCAGCTAGTCAACAGCTTTTTAAGACCTATCAAAATCAAGACGAGGGTCTCCTTagtgtgaagaaagaaaaaataatttctaatgcAGCCCTTTGCAAGTTTGGATGTGGCCGCAAAATTCcg GGATTTATTCGCACTGAGCCCTTTGATCCTAAAATGTGGATCATTCCTGGGGAGAAATCTGGGAGCAATGCATTAAATGAGGAGTTGCTTTCCAATAACAGAAAAATCTATATTAAGGGAAATAGGAAGGTGAAAAGTAAAAGAGTTGCTGATGTCGTTGAGGCCCTAATTGGTGCATTTCTTAGCACAGGTGGTGAAACAGCAGCcttattatttatgtattggATGGGTATAAAGGTAGATTTTCACATTACACCATATGAGAGGCACTTCCAAGTTCATGCTGAGGAGCTTATAAATGTCAGATGTTTGGAGTCCCTGTTGAACTACTCATTTCATGACCCTTCCTTGTTAGTGGAGGCATTGACCCATGGTTCTTACATGCTTCCTGAGATTCCAAGATGTTATCAG CGACTTGAATTTCTTGGGGATGCGGTGTTGGATTATCTCATGACCCTGCATTTCTACAATAAATATCCTGAGTTGTCACCTGGACTTTTAACTGACATGAGATCTGCTTCTGTGAACAATGATTGTTATGCACGAACTGCAGTGAAGTTTGGACTGCATAAACACATTCTTCATGCGTCCCAAGATCTCCATAGGCATATAGTAGTAACTGTGGACAGTTTTGAGAAATTATCTTCGGAATCAACTTTTGGATGGGAGTCACAGACAACTTTTCCCAAG GTACTGGCTGATGTAATAGAGTCTTTGGCTGGAGCCATTCTTGTTGATTCAGGATACAATAAGGAGATAGTCTTCCAGAGTATGAAGCCTCTTTTGGAGCCCTTAATTACACCTGAAACAGTGGTGTTCGATCCTGCAAAAGAGTTGAATGAACTATGCCAACAAGAGCATTTTAACATGGAAAAACCCATTAAATCCACCAACAAGGACGGGGCTTCCATTACAATAATGGTTGAAGCTGATGGGAAATTGTTCAGGCATACAGCTACAGTTTCCGATAAAAGGATAGCCAAAAAAATAGCTTGCAAAGCTGTGTTGGATGCCTTGAAGAAACACATTGCCATGACAAGAGCACCGGAAGTAGGTAAAAGATGA